A stretch of the Mesorhizobium sp. Pch-S genome encodes the following:
- a CDS encoding NUDIX hydrolase, translated as MAATKKKSGRENTPRKNTAPTAAKPSVAKPLPKKLAVEQAKKGKTIRQVAAIPFRQGADSGIEVMLVTSRQTQRFIVPKGWPMPGKSGRKAATIEAQEEAGVIGKTLKQPAGSYSYWKRLTSSFARVNVTVYLLSVSEELANWPEANTRQRAWLKVDDAATLIDEPELATLLKTLRLPDE; from the coding sequence ATGGCGGCAACCAAGAAAAAGAGCGGGCGCGAAAATACGCCCAGGAAAAATACCGCTCCGACCGCAGCCAAGCCGTCGGTCGCAAAGCCGTTGCCGAAAAAGCTGGCGGTCGAGCAGGCCAAGAAAGGCAAGACGATCCGCCAGGTCGCCGCCATCCCCTTTCGCCAGGGAGCGGATAGCGGGATCGAAGTGATGTTGGTGACATCGCGCCAGACACAGCGTTTCATCGTCCCAAAGGGTTGGCCGATGCCAGGCAAGAGTGGCCGCAAGGCCGCCACCATCGAAGCCCAGGAGGAAGCGGGTGTCATCGGCAAGACGTTGAAACAGCCCGCCGGCAGCTATTCCTACTGGAAACGCCTGACGTCCAGTTTCGCGCGCGTCAATGTCACGGTCTATCTGCTCTCGGTCAGCGAGGAGTTGGCGAACTGGCCTGAGGCAAACACGCGCCAACGTGCCTGGCTCAAGGTGGACGATGCGGCCACATTGATCGACGAGCCGGAACTGGCAACGCTTCTGAAGACGCTGCGCCTGCCTGATGAATAG
- a CDS encoding DUF2214 family protein, giving the protein METTDLVLTILHHLLAFSLAGVIAAEFVLIRNELTPGTLRRLARVDRHYGMLAVLIILVGIGRVFHGLKGWEFYVYNWVFWVKMAIFATVGLLSIVPTIRFISWNRQATASPAFQPPGHELASVRRYIWLEALLFLAIPAFAAAMARGYGL; this is encoded by the coding sequence ATGGAAACCACCGATCTCGTCCTGACCATCCTGCATCACCTGCTGGCCTTTTCGCTGGCTGGCGTGATCGCCGCCGAGTTCGTGCTCATACGCAACGAGTTGACGCCCGGCACATTGCGCCGCCTCGCCCGCGTCGATCGCCATTACGGCATGCTCGCCGTTCTGATCATCCTTGTCGGCATCGGCCGCGTCTTCCATGGCCTGAAAGGCTGGGAATTCTACGTCTACAACTGGGTGTTCTGGGTGAAGATGGCGATCTTTGCGACAGTCGGCCTGCTCTCTATTGTGCCTACGATTCGTTTCATCTCCTGGAACCGGCAGGCGACAGCGAGCCCTGCATTCCAGCCGCCTGGCCACGAACTGGCTTCGGTGCGCCGTTACATCTGGTTGGAAGCTCTGCTTTTCCTGGCGATCCCGGCTTTCGCGGCCGCCATGGCGCGTGGTTACGGCCTCTAA
- a CDS encoding acetoacetate decarboxylase, whose translation MEIADVVKRAYAMPLTNPSFPPGPYRFFDREYVIITYRTTREALEAVVPAPLEIDGEPLVKYEFIRMPDSTGFGDYTESGQVIPVRFNGEHGVYVHSMYLDDDAPIAGGRELWGFPKKLANPKIVNEGEVVVGTLHYGSVLCATGTMGYKHREADREQVTAALNAPNFLVKIIPHVDGTPRICELVRYHLTDITLKEAWTAPAALDLRPHVVADVARLPVLEVVSALHFTADLTLGLGEVVHDYLAGAR comes from the coding sequence TTGGAAATCGCCGACGTCGTGAAGCGCGCTTACGCCATGCCGCTGACCAATCCCTCCTTCCCGCCGGGCCCTTATCGTTTCTTCGACCGCGAGTATGTCATCATCACCTACCGCACCACGCGCGAAGCGCTGGAAGCGGTGGTACCAGCGCCGCTGGAAATCGACGGCGAGCCGCTGGTGAAATACGAATTCATCCGCATGCCGGACTCCACCGGTTTCGGCGACTACACCGAAAGCGGCCAGGTCATTCCCGTACGCTTCAATGGCGAGCACGGCGTCTACGTCCATTCCATGTATCTGGATGACGATGCGCCAATCGCTGGTGGCCGCGAGTTGTGGGGCTTCCCGAAGAAGCTGGCCAACCCGAAGATCGTCAACGAAGGCGAGGTCGTCGTCGGCACGTTGCACTATGGTTCGGTGCTCTGCGCCACCGGCACGATGGGCTACAAGCACCGCGAAGCCGATCGTGAGCAGGTGACGGCCGCGCTGAACGCACCGAACTTCCTGGTCAAGATCATTCCGCATGTCGACGGTACGCCGCGCATCTGCGAACTCGTGCGCTATCATCTGACGGACATCACCTTGAAGGAGGCCTGGACCGCCCCCGCGGCGCTCGATCTGCGCCCGCACGTCGTGGCCGATGTGGCACGCCTGCCGGTGCTCGAAGTCGTTTCGGCGCTGCATTTCACCGCCGACCTTACCCTCGGCCTCGGCGAGGTCGTTCACGACTACCTCGCCGGCGCGCGCTGA
- a CDS encoding inorganic phosphate transporter, with protein sequence MVDVTSSEIGIPRPEHPLEGPSMVGKWFMPVFLAIVIGGLAYVGYALSQDLTSAVAVPWILLGLALLIALGFEFVNGFHDTANAVATVIYTHSMPAELAVMWSGFFNFLGVLTASGAVAFGIISLLPVELILQVGSSAGLAMVFSLLTAAIIWNLGTWYLGLPSSSSHTLIGSIVGVGLANQFLAPAGSATSGVDWTKATEVGMSLLISPLFGFGMAALLLLVMKLLVRNKALYEAPKGNTPPPLWIRALLIFTCTGVSFAHGSNDGQKGMGLIMLILIGVVPTAFALNRTPDVNYLEAYKTAAAQVDTVLGKYVKPGVTVSDAKAVVSEAVRTKTWTDQTTPALQTFIQQTNTLVSPYPSVEKLPIELVSNARNDIYLIGEALKLIDKKKLLPMEADDLKVVTAYHKAVDNATKFIPLWVKIAIALALGLGTMVGWRRIVVTVGEKIGKTHLTYGQGASAELVAMGTIGAADMLGLPVSTTHVLSSGVAGTMAANGSGLQWSTVRNMLLAWVLTLPASIALAFGLFVLMRALF encoded by the coding sequence ATGGTGGACGTAACTTCAAGTGAAATAGGAATTCCGCGGCCCGAGCATCCGCTCGAGGGACCAAGCATGGTCGGAAAATGGTTCATGCCGGTTTTCCTGGCAATCGTGATTGGCGGGCTGGCCTATGTCGGCTATGCGCTGAGCCAGGATCTGACCAGCGCCGTGGCCGTGCCGTGGATCCTGCTCGGCCTCGCGCTGCTGATCGCGCTTGGCTTCGAATTCGTCAACGGCTTCCACGACACCGCGAATGCGGTCGCGACCGTGATCTACACGCATTCCATGCCGGCGGAACTCGCCGTGATGTGGTCGGGTTTCTTTAATTTCCTGGGGGTGCTTACAGCCAGTGGCGCTGTCGCCTTCGGCATCATTTCGCTGCTGCCGGTCGAACTCATCCTGCAAGTCGGCTCGAGCGCCGGTCTTGCCATGGTGTTCTCGCTGCTGACGGCGGCGATCATCTGGAACCTCGGTACCTGGTATCTCGGCCTGCCGTCCTCGTCCTCGCACACGCTGATCGGTTCGATCGTCGGCGTGGGCCTCGCCAATCAGTTCCTGGCACCGGCCGGCAGTGCCACCAGCGGCGTCGACTGGACGAAGGCGACGGAAGTCGGCATGTCACTGCTGATATCGCCGCTGTTCGGTTTCGGCATGGCAGCGCTGCTGCTTCTGGTGATGAAGCTGCTCGTCCGCAACAAGGCGCTCTACGAGGCTCCGAAGGGCAACACACCACCGCCATTGTGGATCCGTGCATTGCTCATCTTCACCTGCACGGGTGTATCCTTCGCCCATGGTTCCAATGACGGCCAGAAGGGCATGGGTCTGATCATGCTGATCCTGATCGGCGTGGTTCCGACTGCATTCGCGCTGAACCGCACGCCGGACGTGAATTACCTCGAAGCCTACAAGACTGCTGCGGCACAGGTGGACACCGTGCTCGGAAAATATGTCAAGCCGGGTGTTACTGTCTCGGATGCCAAGGCCGTCGTCAGTGAGGCTGTTCGCACGAAGACCTGGACCGACCAGACCACCCCGGCACTGCAAACCTTCATCCAGCAGACCAACACGCTGGTGTCGCCTTATCCGTCGGTCGAGAAGCTGCCGATCGAGCTGGTCAGCAATGCGCGCAACGACATCTACCTGATCGGTGAAGCGCTGAAGCTGATCGACAAGAAGAAGCTGCTGCCGATGGAAGCCGATGATCTGAAGGTGGTGACCGCCTATCACAAGGCCGTCGACAACGCGACCAAGTTCATCCCGCTTTGGGTCAAGATCGCGATCGCGCTGGCGCTCGGGCTCGGCACGATGGTCGGCTGGAGACGTATCGTCGTCACCGTTGGCGAAAAGATCGGCAAGACGCACCTGACCTACGGCCAGGGTGCTTCCGCTGAACTGGTTGCCATGGGCACGATCGGCGCCGCCGATATGCTCGGGTTGCCGGTCTCCACCACCCATGTTCTGTCGTCGGGTGTTGCCGGAACGATGGCTGCGAACGGTTCCGGCCTGCAGTGGTCGACGGTGCGCAACATGTTGCTGGCCTGGGTACTGACGCTGCCGGCTTCGATTGCGCTGGCCTTCGGCCTCTTCGTGCTGATGCGCGCTCTGTTCTAG
- a CDS encoding 3-hydroxybutyrate dehydrogenase → MGSLTSKNALVTGSTSGIGLAIARAFAAEGANITINGLGDPAEIEKERLAIEADFGVQCRYSGANMLKGEEVTAMVQEAEKAFGSVDILVNNAGIQFVAPIEEFPDDKWEAIIRINLLAAFYAIKAALPGMKARKWGRIINTASAHALVASPFKSAYVSAKHGIAGLTKTVALEAAQDGVTVNAIAPGYVWTPLVEKQIPDTMKARNMTEEQVKHDVLLAAQPTKEFVTVEEIAALSVFLCSDAAKQITGTTLPVDGGWTAQ, encoded by the coding sequence ATGGGTTCCCTGACTTCAAAGAACGCGCTCGTCACCGGCTCGACCAGCGGCATCGGCCTCGCCATTGCCCGAGCCTTTGCCGCCGAAGGCGCCAACATCACCATCAACGGGTTGGGTGATCCCGCCGAGATCGAAAAGGAACGCCTGGCGATCGAAGCGGATTTCGGCGTCCAGTGCCGCTATTCCGGTGCCAACATGCTGAAGGGCGAGGAAGTGACTGCGATGGTTCAGGAGGCCGAAAAGGCCTTCGGCAGCGTCGACATCCTGGTCAACAACGCCGGCATCCAGTTCGTCGCGCCAATCGAGGAATTCCCCGATGACAAGTGGGAGGCGATCATCCGCATCAACCTGCTTGCGGCGTTCTATGCGATCAAGGCGGCACTGCCCGGCATGAAGGCGCGCAAATGGGGGCGCATCATCAACACGGCATCCGCTCATGCCCTGGTCGCGTCGCCTTTCAAGTCGGCTTATGTTTCGGCCAAGCATGGCATCGCCGGTCTCACCAAGACGGTAGCCCTCGAAGCCGCTCAGGATGGCGTGACCGTCAACGCGATAGCGCCGGGATATGTGTGGACGCCGCTGGTCGAGAAGCAGATTCCCGACACGATGAAGGCGCGCAACATGACGGAAGAACAGGTCAAGCATGATGTGCTGCTGGCCGCCCAGCCGACCAAGGAATTTGTGACGGTGGAAGAGATCGCCGCGCTTTCGGTGTTCCTCTGCTCGGATGCGGCGAAGCAGATTACCGGAACGACGCTGCCGGTCGACGGCGGCTGGACCGCGCAGTAA
- a CDS encoding YdeI/OmpD-associated family protein, protein MPDDVRDALDREGLGAAYAARPDYQKNDYLGWISRAKREETRLKRLNQMLDELKRGGAYMNMAWHG, encoded by the coding sequence ATGCCTGATGATGTCAGGGACGCACTCGACCGGGAGGGGCTCGGTGCCGCGTATGCGGCGCGGCCCGACTACCAGAAGAATGACTATCTGGGCTGGATCTCGCGAGCCAAACGCGAGGAGACACGGCTGAAGCGGCTCAATCAGATGCTGGACGAATTGAAGCGCGGCGGCGCCTACATGAACATGGCCTGGCACGGCTGA
- a CDS encoding patatin-like phospholipase family protein encodes MLDRNKTKANAATIQEIASQYDRVALVLQGGGALGAYQAGVYQALSDAGCEPTWLSGVSIGAINASIIAGNEPSRRLQRLEQFWQTISGRKIWAYTPEGDIYRDIRNRTSSWMTMTMGQPGFFKPRFPNPWLEQSGAEGATSFYDTAELKDTLEQLIDFDVLNDGRKRLSVGAVNVRTGNFVYFDTDKVRIGPEHIMASGALPPAFPAIRIEGEYYWDGGIVSNTPLQYLLDQEEDRSSLVFQVDLFSARGVLPRGMPDVLSRHKDIMYSSRTRQNTDNFRRIHGLKMQLLDALKRVPAEMRTPEEEALIADYSDAGIVNIIHLIYQHKGYEGHAKDYEFSGTSMREHWDTGLEDTQRTLRHRQWLTPPTNVEGVAIHDLHREDPS; translated from the coding sequence GTGCTGGACCGCAACAAAACCAAGGCGAACGCCGCCACCATCCAGGAAATCGCCTCGCAGTATGACCGCGTCGCGCTCGTGCTGCAGGGCGGCGGTGCGCTCGGCGCCTATCAGGCCGGCGTCTACCAGGCCTTGTCCGATGCCGGTTGCGAGCCGACATGGCTTTCCGGGGTTTCGATCGGAGCGATCAATGCCTCGATCATCGCCGGTAACGAGCCGAGCCGCCGCCTGCAACGGCTGGAACAGTTCTGGCAGACGATTTCCGGTCGCAAGATCTGGGCCTACACACCGGAAGGCGACATCTATCGCGACATCCGCAATCGCACCAGTTCGTGGATGACGATGACGATGGGACAACCCGGCTTCTTCAAGCCGCGTTTCCCCAATCCATGGCTGGAGCAGTCGGGGGCCGAAGGTGCAACCAGTTTCTATGACACGGCGGAATTGAAGGACACGCTCGAGCAGCTGATCGACTTTGATGTACTCAACGATGGCCGCAAGCGCCTGAGCGTCGGTGCCGTCAACGTGCGCACCGGCAACTTCGTCTATTTCGACACCGACAAGGTGCGTATCGGGCCAGAGCACATCATGGCTTCCGGTGCCTTGCCTCCTGCCTTCCCCGCGATCCGCATCGAAGGCGAATACTACTGGGACGGCGGCATCGTCTCGAACACGCCGCTGCAATACCTCCTCGACCAGGAGGAAGACCGCAGCTCGCTGGTTTTCCAGGTCGATCTGTTCAGCGCTCGCGGCGTGCTGCCGCGCGGCATGCCGGATGTGCTGTCGCGCCACAAGGACATCATGTATTCCAGCCGCACACGTCAGAACACCGACAATTTCAGGCGCATTCACGGCCTCAAGATGCAGCTTCTCGATGCGCTCAAGCGCGTGCCGGCTGAGATGCGTACTCCGGAGGAAGAGGCTCTGATCGCCGACTATTCCGATGCCGGGATCGTCAACATCATCCACCTCATCTACCAGCACAAGGGCTATGAGGGACACGCCAAGGACTACGAGTTCTCCGGCACCTCGATGCGCGAGCACTGGGACACGGGGCTGGAAGACACCCAGCGTACACTGCGACACCGTCAGTGGCTGACACCGCCCACGAATGTGGAAGGCGTGGCCATTCACGACCTGCACCGCGAGGATCCGAGCTGA
- a CDS encoding Flp family type IVb pilin has translation MKSDDGPASCAFVQDKSGATAIGYSLIATLIAFAIIGGATTLGDKLNTQFNISDQVK, from the coding sequence ATTAAGTCCGATGATGGCCCAGCTTCTTGTGCGTTTGTTCAGGATAAATCGGGCGCGACTGCCATTGGATACAGCCTGATTGCCACCTTGATCGCATTTGCGATCATTGGCGGGGCAACTACACTCGGCGATAAACTGAACACCCAGTTCAACATCTCCGACCAGGTCAAATGA
- a CDS encoding transporter yields the protein MNEAPRFNLPGHESSEQVPGLIFAYRALPGQPPTVLAQKDIEAALAADEGWVWLHVDLVDQRAHGWVGHACRLPHASRAILEGHDSLVLGHEDGVVHGVSADMHKDIERRSSTIGRLHFAVTERLLVTGRRHSLEGVDQLRRALGDGLKLPTAFDLFEAIVGAFCKNTGLRLSEAARQLDEVEDNLVTERLSDERRRLKEVRRLAVALHRPVSGMVALFEDEDRDEWQLSSTAHAVLQRLSTRLERLDREIVMINDRARLLQEEMAAELADESNRSLKAMAVMSALLLPGTLVVGIFGMNTAGLPFTQGDSGFWWAVGLGIGATATFYWLLRRAGISLRF from the coding sequence ATGAATGAAGCGCCGCGTTTCAACCTTCCGGGACACGAGAGCAGCGAACAGGTGCCCGGCCTGATCTTTGCCTATCGTGCATTGCCAGGCCAGCCACCTACGGTTCTGGCGCAGAAGGATATCGAGGCCGCGCTCGCCGCAGATGAAGGATGGGTTTGGCTGCACGTCGATCTGGTCGACCAGCGCGCGCATGGCTGGGTGGGGCACGCTTGCCGGCTGCCCCATGCGTCGCGAGCCATACTGGAAGGGCACGACAGCCTGGTGCTCGGTCATGAGGACGGGGTGGTGCATGGCGTGTCAGCCGACATGCACAAGGATATCGAGCGGCGATCGAGCACGATCGGCCGGCTGCATTTCGCGGTCACCGAACGCCTGCTGGTGACCGGACGCCGGCATTCCCTGGAGGGTGTCGACCAGCTGCGTCGCGCACTCGGCGATGGCTTGAAGCTGCCGACGGCCTTCGATCTGTTCGAGGCGATCGTCGGAGCCTTCTGCAAGAATACCGGCCTGAGGCTCAGCGAAGCAGCAAGACAGCTCGATGAAGTGGAAGACAATCTTGTCACCGAGCGGCTGAGCGATGAACGGCGGCGGCTCAAGGAAGTGCGCCGGCTGGCGGTTGCCCTGCACAGACCGGTTTCCGGCATGGTTGCGCTGTTCGAGGATGAAGATCGCGACGAATGGCAGCTTTCCTCGACTGCTCACGCGGTGTTGCAGCGCCTGTCGACACGGCTTGAACGGCTCGACCGCGAGATCGTCATGATCAATGACCGTGCCAGGTTGCTGCAGGAGGAAATGGCGGCCGAACTGGCCGACGAATCCAACCGAAGCCTGAAGGCCATGGCCGTGATGAGCGCACTGCTTCTGCCGGGTACGCTGGTGGTCGGAATCTTCGGCATGAACACCGCGGGATTGCCGTTCACCCAGGGCGATAGCGGTTTCTGGTGGGCCGTGGGTCTCGGCATCGGGGCAACCGCAACGTTCTATTGGCTGCTACGCCGCGCTGGTATCAGCCTGCGGTTTTGA
- a CDS encoding GNAT family N-acetyltransferase, with product MTTTIRTAAILETERTILRAHALDDFDAYAQMWADPVVCRFIGGKVRTREESWMRFLRHAGLWSLIGYGYWAIEDKATGRFIGEAGFHDMKRDITPSLEGMPEAGWVLASEAHGKGIASEVVSRMVTWADETFGGARTVCIIAPENGPSLNVAFRAGYAEVLRTTYHGEPTILLERLPT from the coding sequence ATGACAACGACAATTCGCACCGCTGCGATCCTCGAGACTGAAAGGACCATCCTGCGTGCTCACGCTTTGGATGATTTTGACGCCTATGCACAGATGTGGGCCGATCCCGTCGTGTGTCGCTTCATCGGCGGCAAGGTGCGCACACGTGAAGAAAGCTGGATGCGGTTCCTGCGGCATGCCGGCCTGTGGTCTCTGATCGGTTATGGCTACTGGGCGATTGAAGACAAGGCGACTGGACGTTTTATCGGCGAGGCAGGTTTTCACGACATGAAGCGTGACATAACGCCTTCCCTGGAGGGGATGCCCGAAGCCGGCTGGGTATTGGCCTCCGAGGCGCATGGCAAGGGTATCGCCAGCGAGGTTGTTTCGCGCATGGTCACCTGGGCTGATGAGACGTTCGGTGGCGCCCGCACCGTCTGTATCATCGCTCCCGAAAACGGGCCTTCACTGAACGTGGCGTTCAGAGCCGGCTACGCCGAGGTGTTGCGTACGACCTATCATGGGGAGCCCACCATCCTTTTGGAACGGCTGCCCACGTGA
- a CDS encoding Flp family type IVb pilin: MTNLISRFFKDESGATAIEYGLIAALIALAIITGATTLGNKLNSQFTNISNSLK; the protein is encoded by the coding sequence ATGACCAACCTTATTTCGCGCTTCTTCAAGGATGAATCGGGCGCCACCGCCATCGAATACGGCCTGATCGCCGCTCTCATCGCGCTCGCAATCATCACCGGCGCCACCACGCTTGGCAACAAGCTAAACAGCCAGTTCACGAACATCTCCAACTCGCTCAAGTAA